A genome region from Anopheles stephensi strain Indian chromosome 2, UCI_ANSTEP_V1.0, whole genome shotgun sequence includes the following:
- the LOC118502540 gene encoding uncharacterized protein LOC118502540 codes for MANVLWSIIWLIVLLVVGFFVAFFCAGWYVVVHPLTVCVPDIAVVSDFLLKGAQFTHYCVKCMMEGKSLF; via the exons ATGGCAAACGTTCTGTGGTCCATCATCTGGCTAATCGTGCTGTTAGTGGTCGGCTTCTTCGTGGCGTTCTTTTGCGCCGGCTGGTATGTGGTCGTCCATCCGCTCACGGTATGCGTGCCTGATATAGCG GTTGTGTCCGATTTCCTGCTGAAAGGAGCACAGTTTACGCACTACTGTGTCAAGTGCATGATGGAGGGAAAATCTCTGTTCTAA